The Coregonus clupeaformis isolate EN_2021a chromosome 8, ASM2061545v1, whole genome shotgun sequence genome has a segment encoding these proteins:
- the dennd3a gene encoding DENN domain-containing protein 3 isoform X4, whose product MADIPSGLLEACVVVGAASDKLRELHQSHQQGKIKELPLLEAEVLQVHAPPFVTKESASSETQGQGHAPAFRRVQGRRSFIKKKKERARTANGETAKGCDGGGGTTTEDISVPKDLDLIALPQLCFPGGLQIASEQREDSYHYLVFTDVFGNRTHAVVVQYYRPIQFFQDVGHQNGHRSSSKSSRLYTAYGICVISKYPYYNALRDCLSCLLTQLKPSWMGDFEERVKEFSAKLALVPIPPPGQLHVVFNLRPLQIGLPSREDKDRPAVDLDLHLPFLCFRPRQLLQIITSLLTEQRVVLFSCDWARLTLLAESLMLFIHPLVWQHPFVPVLSRQMLDFLMAPTAYLMGCHLHHYEEVAAETDDLILVNIDDGTVSSSWSDGVDLPDVPLAARECFITRVEGLQVHYDLEVCHLGASTDVNELRAQRKQWQRKLNTHIQNITLELIVNIFREVHDHLNYEHRVFNSEEFLRSREPADQPFYKKVLDTHTFHSFLRDRLNRKMDAFTSMELSTRTEAYRLRSMTESPRRPTMQELARKYTSPESRLSKRLGASLPNLEEGVGSLVGPLRQTSFKKIQVDSGMKSPQRPVRSFKLPEFPPPLAYHYVQNYYQEMITLLGKAISGAASEDSSLLARYHYLRGFVNTVAGKRLDALEDFQNLYKTDTDIFPGELVNALVDSLQEGERAQVDRRPEIKRLISRVKRDHERERACHDDEGVKRFQLPKKHMQLEDFVRHVQESGIVKDQGTIHRLFEALTVGQQKQVDPEIFRVFYTFWKETEAEAQEVALPASALEHLEANECVFKLSSSVKTSHGVGKIAMTQRRLFLLTEGRPGYMEVTKFRDIEEVKISSAPFLLLRIPSLKIKTTLRKETFEVNLKSEVDLWHLMVKEMWAGRKMADDHKDPQYMQQALTNALLMDAVVGCLQSQKAIFAATKLAHFDRMKLEVPMMVPKTTSETLKHKINPSLDLTSPQAVDVLLYTPGQLGVSSDSEGDGNPKLWCALSDGKVVVFDAASWSMQENQVQVGTSRVNCMLGVDRQQVWIGSQDSVIYIISTRSMSCNKQLTDHRSEVTGLSLGERCEKYSPKVAYSCSAEGTVIVWDVSTLQVRKQFRLACDRLQSVQLCNGTLWCCARDCIMEVWKNGTLHRKISLPEQLRGSPTAFSSLLLYHEREQLWTACIDVGELCVWHLREPTKPFQRIQLPDCAGVTCLIKVKNQIWVGGQGWSSGKSRGKIYVVDTQRHTVEKELVAHTDCVQALCSAEDRYVLSGAAHEDGKIAIWKVE is encoded by the exons ATGGCAGATATTCCCTCTGGACTGCTGGAGGCTTGTGTGGTGGTTGGAGCAGCCAGCGATAAACTCAGGGAACTCCATCAG TCCCATCAGCAGGGTAAAATCAAAGAGCTCCCCCTGTTGGAGGCAGAGGTACTACAGGTTCACGCCCCACCCTTCGTGACCAAGGAGAGTGCGAGTAGCGAGACCCAGGGTCAGGGTCACGCCCCGGCCTTCCGCAGGGTCCAGGGGAGGCGCTCCTTCatcaagaagaagaaggagagggCTAGAACAGCTAACGGAGAGACAGCCAAGGGTTGCGATGGAGGGGGCGGCACCACCACAGAGGACATCAGTGTCCCCAAGGACCTGGACCTCATCGCCCTGCCTCAACTCTGCTTCCCAG GTGGTCTTCAGATAGCCAGCGAGCAGAGAGAAGACTCATACCATTACCTGGTGTTTACTGATGTCTTTGGGAACAGGACAcatgcagtagtggtgcagtactACAGGCCTATACAG TTCTTTCAGGATGTTGGGCACCAAAATGGCCATCGGTCGTCCTCCAAATCGTCTCGTCTCTACACGGCATATGGTATCTGTGTCATCTCTAAATACCCTTACTACAACGCTCTCAGGGACTGCCTGTCATG TCTCTTGACCCAGCTCAAGCCCAGCTGGATGGGGGACTTtgaggagagggtgaaggagttTTCAGCCAAGCTGGCGCTGGTGCCCATTCCCCCACCTGGGCAACTTCATGTG GTCTTTAACCTCAGGCCTCTCCAGATTGGGCTTCCCTCCCGGGAGGATAAGGACCGGCCGGCTGTTGACCTGGACCTCCATTTGCCTTTCCTGTGCTTTAGACCCCGACAGCTCCTCCAA ATCATTACCAGCCTGTTGACAGAGCAGAGGGTAGTACTGTTCTCCTGTGACTGGGCCCGGCTCACCCTGCTGGCAGAGAGCCTGATGCTCTTCATCCACCCCCTGGTGTGGCAGCACCCCTTCGTGCCCGTCCTCTCACGCCAGATGCTGGACTTCCTCATGGCGCCCACCGCCTACCTCATGGGCTGTCATCTGCACCACTATGAAGAGGTGGCTGCG GAAACGGATGATCTGATCCTGGTTAATATTGATGATGGGACCGTGTCGTCTTCCTGGTCTGATGGGGTTGACCTGCCGGATGTCCCGCTGGCGGCCCGAGAGTGTTTTATAACACG ggTGGAGGGTCTTCAGGTGCACTATGACCTGGAGGTGTGTCACCTGGGGGCCAGTACAGATGTGAACGAGCTGAGGGCCCAGAGGAAGCAGTGGCAGAGGAAACTCAACACACACATCCAGAACATCACTCTGGAACTCATCGTCAACATATTCAG AGAAGTTCACGATCACCTCAACTATGAGCACAGAGTCTTCAACAGTGAAGAGTTCCTTAGGTCTAGAGAGCCAGCAGACCAGCCATTTTACAAGAAG GTGttggacacacacactttccaCTCATTCCTACGGGATCGTCTGAACAGGAAGATGGACGCGTTCACAAGCATGGAGCTGAGTACTCGGACAGAAGCTTACAG GCTGAGGTCCATGACAGAGTCTCCACGGCGGCCCACCATGCAGGAGCTGGCCCGTAAATACACCAGCCCAGAGAGCCGGCTCAGCAAGAGGCTGGGGGCCAGCCTGCCCAACCTGGAGGAGGGTGTGGGATCTCTGGTGGGGCCCCTAAGGCAGACCTCCTTCAAGAAGATACAGGTGGACAGCG GTATGAAGTCTCCCCAGAGGCCAGTGAGATCCTTCAAGCTTCCTGAGTTCCCCCCTCCGCTGGCCTACCACTACGTCCAGAATTACTACCAGGAGATGATCACCCTCCTGGGCAAGGCCATCAGTGGGGCGGCCTCCGAGGACTCCTCTCTCCTGGCCCGCTACCACTACCTCCGGGGCTTCGTCAACACTGTGGCCGGTAAACGCCTGGATGCTCTGGAAGACTTCCAGAACCTCTACAAGACAGACACTGACATCTTCCCTGGCGAGCTGGTCAACGCGCTGGTGGACTCTCTACAGGAGGGCGAACGGGCACAGGTTGACCGCCGACCCGAGATCAAACGCCTGATTAGTCGAGTGAAGAGGGACCATGAGAGGGAGCGGGCGTGCCATGACGACGAAGGTGTCAAGCGGTTCCAGCTGCCGAAAAAGCACATGCAGTTGGAGGACTTTGTGAGGCACGTGCAGGAGTCTGGGATTGTCAAGGACCAGGGAACCATTCACCGGCTGTTTGAGGCGCTCACTGTGG GCCAGCAGAAACAGGTGGACCCGGAGATCTTCCGAGTGTTCTACACCTTCTGGAAGGAGACGGAGGCCGAGGCTCAGGAAGTGGCCCTGCCGGCCTCGGCCCTGGAGCACCTGGAGGCTAACGAGTGTGTGTTCAAGCTGTCCTCTTCGGTCAAGACCAGCCACGGCGTGGGCAAGATCGCCATGACACAGAGACGGCTGTTCTTGCTGACCGAAGGACGACCCGGGTACATGGAGGTCACCAAGTTCAGAGACATTGAG GAGGTGAAGATCTCCTCTGCTCCCTTCCTACTGCTGAGGATCCCGTCTCTGAAGATCAAGACCACCCTGAGGAAGGAGACGTTCGAGGTCAACCTGAAGTCAGAGGTTGACCTCTGGCACCTCATGGTCAAGGAGATGTGGGCTGGAAGGAAGATGGCCGACGACCACAAG gaCCCCCAGTATATGCAGCAGGCTCTGACCAACGCCCTGTTGATGGATGCAGTGGTTGGCTGTCTGCAGTCACAAAAGGCTATTTTTGCTGCAACCAAGCTGGCACACTTTGACAGAATGAAACTGGAAG TCCCGATGATGGTCCCTAAAACCACGTCAGAAACCTTGAAGCACAAGATCAACCCATCTCTGGACTTGACTAGCCCCCAGGCGGTAGATGTTCTGCTCTACACCCCAG GCCAGCTGGGCGTGTCGTCTGACTCTGAAGGTGATGGGAACCCCAAACTGTGGTGTGCCCTGAGCGACGGGAAGGTGGTGGTGTTTGATGCAGCCAGCTGGTCCATGCAAGAGAACCAAGTCCAAGTGGGAACTTCGCGAGTG AACTGCATGCTGGGAGTGGACCGGCAGCAGGTGTGGATTGGCTCCCAGGATTCCGTCATTTACATAATCAGCACCCGCAGCATGTCCTGTAACAAGCAGTTGACAGACCACCGCAGTGAGGTCACAGGGCTGTCCCTAGGGGAACGCTGCGAGAAATACAG CCCCAAGGTTGCATACTCCTGCAGTGCGGAGGGTACAGTGATAGTATGGGACGTGTCCACACTACAGGTGAGGAAACAGTTCCGTCTCGCCTGCGACCGTCTCCAGTCTGTTCAGCTCTGCAATGGAACCCTATGGTGCT GTGCCAGAGACTGCATTATGGAGGTGTGGAAAAACGGAACGTTGCATCGCAAGATCTCCCTTCCTGAGCAGCTCCGTGGCTCCCCCACTGCCTTCAGCAGCCTCCTGCTCTACCATGAG